The DNA region AGCTCTTTTTTGCGGGTCTTTAATGGTCGACATTTCACGCTCATGTATACGGATCACGTCTTTGATGTTCCTTAACCAATTGTCAATTAAACCTACCTGTTTATCTCCCAATGCTGCATTTACACCTCCGCAACCATAGTGGCCGCAAACGATGATATGTTTTACCTTAAGTACGTTTACCGAATAATCCAGCACACTTAACAAGTTCATATCCGTATGTGTAACCACATTGGCGATGTTACGGTGTACAAAGATGTCGCCCGGCATCGTATTGGTGATCTGATTTGCAGGCACACGGCTATCTGAGCAGCCTATCCACAATACAGGGGGGGCCTG from Pedobacter africanus includes:
- a CDS encoding carbonic anhydrase, with protein sequence MCAKLEKQHNEHITYDSLLQGNKEWVAATLKEDPQFFDRLSAGQAPPVLWIGCSDSRVPANQITNTMPGDIFVHRNIANVVTHTDMNLLSVLDYSVNVLKVKHIIVCGHYGCGGVNAALGDKQVGLIDNWLRNIKDVIRIHEREMSTIKDPQKRADRLVELNAIEGAANVMSTSIVQNAWASGQELSVHAWVYSLKTGLISDMQVSASSADDISPVFKMNAGK